The Miscanthus floridulus cultivar M001 unplaced genomic scaffold, ASM1932011v1 fs_236_2_3, whole genome shotgun sequence genome includes the window ATTAGCTAGATAACAAATGGTCAATGAAGCAATTGAGTGAATTGGGTTCTGGAAGGAATTATTATACCTGAGTGGTTGATGTGTCCTGGGAGCCCTGCTCATGATGATTCTCCTGACAAAATCTACAAGGGATCAGATTTAATTATTTATACTTGGCAAATTAGGGTACGAGTGAGGCCAGTTTTCAAGAAATACCTCGGTTCCTCCCAGTGATGAAGTTTGTGGATTTTGTCCTGTTTCCTCCATATTTGGTGAGGGATTGGCCTAACGGTGAGAAATCAGTTAGTGAAAAGTCAGATTATTGACAGATAAAAAGTGCAACCACAATAACAGCACCAGCCAAAGTTGATAAGCGCTGATCATTGGCTGTTTCTTCAGCAGTAGCCGATGATCCTATTGCTCCAAAGGTCTGGGCCAGCAAGTTTGCCGTGCGGTTTATTAGTAAAGTATTGGCAATTGTTGGCTACAAGGATAAATAAAGTTAACAAGTGCAGTAAATGATTATCAAAGAAATGTTTTGAAGACTTACTTGGGTAGCCGATGATGATGCTGTGAGATCTTTTCGCGCTTTCTTGCGTGAAATAACCTTTGTGGATTGGCCCTTGGGAGCTTTGCGTTTAGAGGTTGGAGCTGGTGGAGTCACAATAGGGCCAGCTTGCATTTTTAGAACGGCCTTCAGAGTAGGTGCTTGGCATTGCATCCTTGGATTTGGACACCAAATGACATATTGATTGGCCGGTTACTCCTGCTGATTGTTGGAGGAGTAGAATCGAGATCTTGCAAGTAATGTGATGATAAGCATTGCATTGGCTATACTGAAAAACGAGTTATGAATACAGGCAGAATGTCTACCTCATTGTCAGGTTGAAAGTTGGGATCCAGGGACTGGCAGAAAGGTGTGACTGAGCTGCAGAACAAATGTTGAgcccattcttgccaccaaaCATTGAATAGATTCGAGGAGAAAGGACCACATTTCCATCCCTCGGCATTGATTTGAGGTAAAGCTTCTTCAAACTGCCGAATCCC containing:
- the LOC136530929 gene encoding uncharacterized protein isoform X1, producing MQCQAPTLKAVLKMQAGPIVTPPAPTSKRKAPKGQSTKVISRKKARKDLTASSSATQPTIANTLLINRTANLLAQTFGAIGSSATAEETANDQRLSTLAGQSLTKYGGNRTKSTNFITGRNRDFVRRIIMSRAPRTHQPLS
- the LOC136530929 gene encoding uncharacterized protein isoform X2, whose product is MISAYQLWLANPSPNMEETGQNPQTSSLGGTEENHHEQGSQDTSTTQEEEDTGNADKSPDNFSVQELRHVHLLSEPV